The stretch of DNA TTCAAGCTTTCTGCCCAGTTTGTCCTGGATTCCAGGATTAATCACAAGTGTAAAATGCTTTCCTGACTCCAGTTTATTATTCGGATAAAAATAGGCTTTCCTTACAGACGGCTGATACTCGATCCGGCCTGACACTGATTTTCCCTGGTCATTCAATAGTTTCACTGTGAAAACATTCAGCGAAACCGGATTGATGTCATTGGAAAAATCAATGTAGATGGACTCATCAGGTTTCACCTTTCCGCCTGTGAGGGGATAAATGTTGAAAATCGTCAGCTTGCTGTCCCGCTCAGCAATTTCAAAATTACAGTCATTCTGAATCACAGCCTGATTTCCTGCTTCATCGCAGACTGGAAAATTGCATTTCAGTAAATACTTCCCGCAGGGGAGATCGGATTGCAGCTTGTAGATCAAACGATTGGACTGATTAGAGTACTCCAGTCTGCCGGGAATATAATCTCCGGCTTCGTTTTTCAGGTTGAAATTGAAAGGCGTGATTTGTTCAGTGCGTACCCGCTCTGAAAATGTAAACGAGATCACCGGCTTCGCCTGGCGGATCACTGAGCCATCGGCTGGACTTATAGCGAGGAGGGCCGGCGCAGTCTTGTCCGGAGGGTCTCCGACCAGGAATCTCGTCTTGACCGGTTCGGCCAGCTCATTTCCCGCCTTATCCCGCACAGCTGTGGTAAGGGCGAAAACATACCATTCCCCGGAGGTCAACTCTCGGACAGGCTTGAAGTAAATTTCATTCTTTTCGCTGCTGTATGAAATATTCCCCGGCAGATTGAATTTTCCGTCATTTAGAATCACGGTAAATGAATTCAATGTTTTCTGATCCAGCGGCTCATTGAATGAAGCGCTGAGAACCGGCTTGCTCCCAACCCTGATCTGTCCGTTTGGGGGGTAAATGTTCAGAATGGACGGAGGGGTTACATCAGGCGGAACCTGCGTCATGAAGGCGTAGCGATAGATACTGGCGAGTTGATTGCCTACCCTGTCCCGAACTCCGCTCATGATCACCACCCAGTATTCCTGGCTGTATTCAAGTGGTTCGTCAGGAGTAAACTTTACATCCCAATCGGTTTCGTCATACAGGATCTTGGCTGAAACCGGTTCTTCCTTCAAAAGCAGCAGAAAGTTGAAGCCATTGACTGTTTCGGGGTTGAGCGGCTTGTTGAAGCGGAAATGAAGGGAGCTGTCGACAGGAACGCCTACCGCCCTGGGTGTGGGGTATGATCCCAGCAGTCTCGGCACAGAATAAGCATCGGCTGGCACTACTTTGTTCCTGGACTTCTCGGCCTTTTCTTCTTCGATTCTGTCAATTGCCTGAAATTCCTGATTGGCATTTACTTCATGAGTTTCTCTGATCACAGGTGCACTCACGAGCTTCAAAGCAGGAGCTGTCGTAAATGAGAAAGAAAAATCCTGATTCAGGTTGTTCTGACTCTCGCTTTTCAGATTCCGTTTGACCTTGATCAGAATTTCGGAATTCAGAGGCAGTGTGTTCTCAGCCTGGATGATCAGGCACTTTTTATCTTCTGTCAGAAAATTCTTGGCCCAGATTGGCTTTTCCCCGCTCTTTATCTGCACTGAGAGCCTGTTGACGGTTTCCGGATTCAACGCTTCGTTGAAAAATATGCTGATCTTGCTGGCTGGATCTATCTCTTTGTCGCCATCGATTGGATATGTTCTGGTAACTGTAAGCGGACTCTCCACTCCCCGTTCAACAGTCCTGAAGACTGTGACCAGCCCTTTTTCCAGCCCTTCTTTATCCGAACTGGTGATCAGGTTGGAAATATTGATCATGTAGCTGGTGCTGGGAATAAGCGGCTTCTGGGGAAAAACACTTACCACTCTGTTGCGGTCTGACAGTTCCAGCCGGCTGTCAACCACTTCTCCGCTTCCTCTGAGAATCACGGTATACTTATTGACGCTTTCGGAGGCCACAGGCTTATTGAAGCGGATGCTGGCCACCTGGGTGACGCTGATCTCGTCGCTGCCGTCCCCTGGAGTCACTTCCAGGACTGAAAATGCTTCATAAGTGGATCCTGCAACTGTCTCCGCCGTTTCAACCTGGATTTCTGCGGTAACTTTTGCTGCGAGGTCTGAGATCATTTTCCCGTAATCCAGGTCCCGTCCGATTGCAAAATACCAGGAATAATCATTTCCCAGCTTTTTACCCATGCAGTCCCGGATCTCCCCGGAAATTGTTACCCTGTAATTCTGCCCTGGAGACAGTTTGAAATCCGGAATAAACCTGATCTTACGCTCAGCCTTGACATATTCGACCTTGCCGCGCAGGTCAGCTGACCCGTCGTTCACAGTTACAGTAAACAGGTTCACATCTCCACCCCGAAGATCACGGTCGAGCACAGCATAAATTTCCGCTGCCTCAATAATGATCGCGCGACTGTCGGGAAACACCTTCAGAATACCGCTCGCATTCTCTGCACAGGCGGCTGCAGAGACCATCAGCATCAAGAAAAACAATTTCATTTGTTTCATCCTATTTATAATCCGCCACTGTGAAATTCCAGGTCACGGTATCATCCAGAGGCACTCCGTTGACACCCCGGATGCCCTTGGTAAGGACTGCCTGATACTGCCGGCCCTTCGCAAGCCCCGAGTCAGGGTAAAACTCGGCTCTGTTCAGGGCTTTATTGTATATTATTTTTCCGGTGATGTTGCGCGAATTGTCCCGTACGATGAATGTGTATTTATTCAGTGTGGTCGGATCAATTCCAGTGGAAAAAGCCGCACAGATCACAGCTTTCTCAGAGATGTTCTGAGCATCGTTTTCAGGGCTCAGAATCACAGTCTTGGGTGCAGCGATATCAGTCGGATGTCCAACATAGAATAAGAAGGTCTTGGGGTTGGCAAGGCCATTCCCTGCGAGATCAGTGATCCCATCCGTGACTGTGACTGAATATTTCTCGCCGGTTTTGAGTTCGTTTTTCAGATTCGCCACCACGGCCCTCTCCATTGAAGAATAACTGAGCTGGACAGGAATCAGCTGATCCCTGTTTTTCACAATCACCGTATATCCGTTGATCGAGTCCTCTTTCAACTGTTCGGAGAAGAAAAGTTTGATTTCAGGATGTACCTTGTTGTCAATGGAATTAGGGAGAGGAGTGTAATTGACGAGCGTGGGAGGCTCGGTGTCGGGAGGCATGATAGTTGTGAATTCTACAATGTATGTTCTGACAAGAGGATTTCCAGCCAGATCCCGGATGGCATCCGTCAGCAGGAAATGGTAAGTCCGGTTGTACTCCAGTTTGTTCACAGGCGCATACTCCAGTAGATGTCTTTTCTGGTTGTATTTCGTGTTCCCCGGGATATAATCGCTCCCATCGGTCAGGGTGACCGAATTCGAAGTCACACTGCATGTATCAATGTCTTCAGAGAAGAAGATCGAGATTACCGGCGTGATCGAAACCTGCAGGTCTCCAGGATCAGGACTGGATTTCACTACTTCCGGTTTAACGGTATCAGGTTTCGGAGCAGTTCTGAACTTTAACACCTGGTTTTTAGCGATCGAATTTCCAGCCTGATCGCGGATACCGGTTGTAGCATAAACGTAATAGTCACATGCAAAATCAAGAGTCTTGACAGGCGTCAGCGTCACTTTGGCAAATTCGGATTCATAAGCAAGGCTTGTTTCCAGCTCCGCTTCCCCTTTTTTCAGAATCAGGTTGGTCTTATTGACACTCTTGTCTTCCAGTCTTTCGCTGAAAACAATGGCAATCTTGCAGTCAACAGAAGCTTCAGTCGTTCCATCAGCCGGGTCGCAGTACTTCACCACTGGAGGAATTCTGTCAGGAGCGTGGACTGTCCTGAAATTAATGATCCTGGTGGATGCCAGACAATTACCAGCCAGATCTTCAATGGTGCGGGACAGGGCAAGTCGGTACTGCCGGTAATACTCGAGTTTTTCCTTACTGCTGCAGGTTAAAAAATTCCCCAGCTTGTTGTATTTGAGATTCAGAGGAAACTTCTGCCCGGTCTCATCGTCGATCAGAGTTACTGTAAAGTCATTCAAAGTCTTCTCATTAACGGCTTCAGAAAACTCAACCTTGAAACCGGCCGACAGATCTACATCCTGTGCTTTGTCCTCAGGGGTGCAGCGGACGATTTCCGGTCTGACTGCATCCGGAGCTTTTTCCGAGGTGAATCTAAGTTTGTATTGTGTGCCAAGTTTATTCCCGATCCTGTCGGAGATATCCGGACTCAGATTAAGGGTGTATTTGTGCTCAGGGGGGAGGGGTTTGTCAGGCACGAATTCCAGGGAATTTTCCTCCCGCAAATAGCGGACCGCTCCGTTTACCTTGGCTGCACTGTTCTGGTCTTCAAGGACAACGGTATATTCATTCACTGTGTGATCATCAAGAGCTTCGGAGAATACCACTTTGCATGCTGCATCGCATTTCACGCCTTCTTCCTGGTCGCCTGGAGCGGTCTTGAGAATTTCAGGCGGATCAAGATCAGGTTGAGCCTCTATTTTAAAAGGAATCAGCTTTTCAGCTGACATCCGGTTACCTGCAAGATCACTGACTGTGGAACCGATAGTGACCTGATAGTTCTGGTTGTAATCAAGGTTCTCGGCGGGCGTAAGAAGCAGCTTGCTGATCAGCGGATTATAATCCAACTTGACCGGGATTTGATGATTCCCGGCATTGATTCTGACGCTTTCCTTGGTCAGTGTTTCGGCTTTCACTGGTTCGGAAAAAACGACGGTGATCAGAGAATTCACCTTCACATTCACAGCACCGGCCAGTGGCGAACTGTACAGGACTCTGGGTGGTGTGTCGTCCGGTGCGCCTTCGGTCTGGAAATTCAATGTGACTGGTTTCGGCAGATGATTCTGGCAGCAGTCGGAAACTGCTTCTACCGCAGTCAGCGAATAATGTGTTCCATAATTCAGGAGCGTGCGCGGTTTGAATGAAACCTCATTTTTTTGCCTGTCATAATCCACGTCGCCCAGAATCGTTTCCCCATCCCGATAGAGCAGGATGCTGTAAATGTTCACTGATTCATTTAGCAGGGGTTCGTCGAAACGCATTGTCATCACAGAGGAAACCTGCACATCTTTTGCCCCTTCCTTGGGAACGCATTCCACCAGTCTGGGCGGGTTTTTGTCTGGTCTGTCCATGGTCCGTACTTTGAAGACAATGTTTTCCAGCGGATGATTTCCGGTCTCATCGCTGATGTCGTCGCGGAACACGATCAGTTCATAGTCTTTTTCAAACAAAAGGTCGTTCAAAGGCTTGTAGTAAAGCACCAGCGGAACCTTCAAGGATACTTCTCCAGTGATTTTTCTTCCTCCTGCATCGCGCAAAACGATCGTCGAATTCGTGATCAGTCCTGTCTTCAGTGGTTCTGAGAACTCAAGCTGAAAAAAGACGTCCACCGGACTCTTTTCGCCGAAATTTTTCTTTGAAACAAAGGGCGGAGCAGTATCCGGAGGTGAGGCGGTGCGGAAGGAAAAACTGTGATCGATCATGCGGTTGCCTTCCAGATCCGATACATTTCGGCTGACCTTGATCAGAATTTCGGAAGTGTAGGGAAGGGCTTCCGCTGGAATGATCTGGACCAGTTTATCCTTCAAAATAAAATTTAACTTGGTTTTGATGATGTTCGAAGATTTCTTTTCAATCATGGTAAAATTAAGGCCGCAGACTGAATCTGCTTTCAGGGTTTCGCTGAACCAGATTTTCACCTGGCAATCCACAGGAATATTAGCGCTTCCCTCCTGAGGGTCTGTTCTAACTATGTCCGGTGGTGTAGTGTCGCGCTCAGGAATTACTTCAAATGATATTGAGTAATCGCTGATGGCGTTTCCGGACAGGTCACGGATCTTCTTTAAGCACAAAAGATACTTTCCTGGTTCAAGTGCCTTTTCCGGTTTAAGTTCAAGAGAACGCAGTCTGTTGTCATAGACAGCCTGCACAGGGACAATGTCTTTCCCGCTCTTGAGCTCTATGTTTTTTGGGCTAAGCGCATCCGGATCCAGTTCTTCAGAAAACCTGAGGGCGATCCGTGCATACTGGGAAACGCCTTCGGCTTTGTCTGCAGGAGACACATAAGTCACAACCGGGGGAACAGTGTCGATGATTCGAAATTTGAACTTGTTGGGATTGGAAAGCAGATTATCCTGTAAATCCCTGATTCCTTCACGGATTTCCAGCTGATATTCTCTCCCTTCTTCCAGTTTCTCCGGCTTGAAATAGAGTTTCTTCACATTTGGCAGATACCGGAATGCACCAGAAACGGGTTTCAGGTCTTCTGTGGCAAAAAGCAGCACAGTGAATTTATTCAGGCTTGAGGGCAGCATTTCTTTATTGAAAGTAAATACGATTTCTCCGTTCAGGGGAAAATCACGTCCATTTGGAAGCGGTGAGGTCATGATGATTTTGGGCTTGATCCCCTTATCCAGTTCACGGCTGTTTTCCTGCTTTACTTCAGACAGGGTCTTGAAACAGATCCGGTAATTTTCTTTGAGTGGATAACCCAGCTGATTTTTCAGAAGATATCCGGCGACGACCAGCGTGTATGAAGTGTTCCAGTCCAGCACTTCATCAGGCTTGATCAGAGCGCATTTGCGCTCATCATCGTATATCACTGATGT from Candidatus Wallbacteria bacterium encodes:
- a CDS encoding Ig-like domain-containing protein gives rise to the protein MRLFLLILLLVMQSAASAAAVYPEIFNTMPEDGAKDVAIDGLLKIYFNQHMNDVTMVSAAFTLSDQYGTDLKTSVIYDDERKCALIKPDEVLDWNTSYTLVVAGYLLKNQLGYPLKENYRICFKTLSEVKQENSRELDKGIKPKIIMTSPLPNGRDFPLNGEIVFTFNKEMLPSSLNKFTVLLFATEDLKPVSGAFRYLPNVKKLYFKPEKLEEGREYQLEIREGIRDLQDNLLSNPNKFKFRIIDTVPPVVTYVSPADKAEGVSQYARIALRFSEELDPDALSPKNIELKSGKDIVPVQAVYDNRLRSLELKPEKALEPGKYLLCLKKIRDLSGNAISDYSISFEVIPERDTTPPDIVRTDPQEGSANIPVDCQVKIWFSETLKADSVCGLNFTMIEKKSSNIIKTKLNFILKDKLVQIIPAEALPYTSEILIKVSRNVSDLEGNRMIDHSFSFRTASPPDTAPPFVSKKNFGEKSPVDVFFQLEFSEPLKTGLITNSTIVLRDAGGRKITGEVSLKVPLVLYYKPLNDLLFEKDYELIVFRDDISDETGNHPLENIVFKVRTMDRPDKNPPRLVECVPKEGAKDVQVSSVMTMRFDEPLLNESVNIYSILLYRDGETILGDVDYDRQKNEVSFKPRTLLNYGTHYSLTAVEAVSDCCQNHLPKPVTLNFQTEGAPDDTPPRVLYSSPLAGAVNVKVNSLITVVFSEPVKAETLTKESVRINAGNHQIPVKLDYNPLISKLLLTPAENLDYNQNYQVTIGSTVSDLAGNRMSAEKLIPFKIEAQPDLDPPEILKTAPGDQEEGVKCDAACKVVFSEALDDHTVNEYTVVLEDQNSAAKVNGAVRYLREENSLEFVPDKPLPPEHKYTLNLSPDISDRIGNKLGTQYKLRFTSEKAPDAVRPEIVRCTPEDKAQDVDLSAGFKVEFSEAVNEKTLNDFTVTLIDDETGQKFPLNLKYNKLGNFLTCSSKEKLEYYRQYRLALSRTIEDLAGNCLASTRIINFRTVHAPDRIPPVVKYCDPADGTTEASVDCKIAIVFSERLEDKSVNKTNLILKKGEAELETSLAYESEFAKVTLTPVKTLDFACDYYVYATTGIRDQAGNSIAKNQVLKFRTAPKPDTVKPEVVKSSPDPGDLQVSITPVISIFFSEDIDTCSVTSNSVTLTDGSDYIPGNTKYNQKRHLLEYAPVNKLEYNRTYHFLLTDAIRDLAGNPLVRTYIVEFTTIMPPDTEPPTLVNYTPLPNSIDNKVHPEIKLFFSEQLKEDSINGYTVIVKNRDQLIPVQLSYSSMERAVVANLKNELKTGEKYSVTVTDGITDLAGNGLANPKTFLFYVGHPTDIAAPKTVILSPENDAQNISEKAVICAAFSTGIDPTTLNKYTFIVRDNSRNITGKIIYNKALNRAEFYPDSGLAKGRQYQAVLTKGIRGVNGVPLDDTVTWNFTVADYK
- a CDS encoding Ig-like domain-containing protein produces the protein MKLFFLMLMVSAAACAENASGILKVFPDSRAIIIEAAEIYAVLDRDLRGGDVNLFTVTVNDGSADLRGKVEYVKAERKIRFIPDFKLSPGQNYRVTISGEIRDCMGKKLGNDYSWYFAIGRDLDYGKMISDLAAKVTAEIQVETAETVAGSTYEAFSVLEVTPGDGSDEISVTQVASIRFNKPVASESVNKYTVILRGSGEVVDSRLELSDRNRVVSVFPQKPLIPSTSYMINISNLITSSDKEGLEKGLVTVFRTVERGVESPLTVTRTYPIDGDKEIDPASKISIFFNEALNPETVNRLSVQIKSGEKPIWAKNFLTEDKKCLIIQAENTLPLNSEILIKVKRNLKSESQNNLNQDFSFSFTTAPALKLVSAPVIRETHEVNANQEFQAIDRIEEEKAEKSRNKVVPADAYSVPRLLGSYPTPRAVGVPVDSSLHFRFNKPLNPETVNGFNFLLLLKEEPVSAKILYDETDWDVKFTPDEPLEYSQEYWVVIMSGVRDRVGNQLASIYRYAFMTQVPPDVTPPSILNIYPPNGQIRVGSKPVLSASFNEPLDQKTLNSFTVILNDGKFNLPGNISYSSEKNEIYFKPVRELTSGEWYVFALTTAVRDKAGNELAEPVKTRFLVGDPPDKTAPALLAISPADGSVIRQAKPVISFTFSERVRTEQITPFNFNLKNEAGDYIPGRLEYSNQSNRLIYKLQSDLPCGKYLLKCNFPVCDEAGNQAVIQNDCNFEIAERDSKLTIFNIYPLTGGKVKPDESIYIDFSNDINPVSLNVFTVKLLNDQGKSVSGRIEYQPSVRKAYFYPNNKLESGKHFTLVINPGIQDKLGRKLEHEYKVEFDVE